One window from the genome of Ailuropoda melanoleuca isolate Jingjing chromosome 5, ASM200744v2, whole genome shotgun sequence encodes:
- the LOC100464780 gene encoding DLA class II histocompatibility antigen, DR-1 beta chain, protein MVYLCFLGGSWMPALTLILMVLSTPLAWARDTPPHFMEMFKGECYFTNGTERVRAVVRCIYNQEEYVRFDSDVGEFRPVTELGRPDAEYFNQQKDYLEQTRAAVDTVCRHNYGVLDSFLVQRQVEPTVTVYPTKTRPLQHHNLLVCSVNGFYPGHIEVRWFRNGQEEEAGVVSTGLIRNGDWTFQTLVMLETVPRSGEVYTCQVEHPSLTSPVTVEWRARSDSAQSKMLSGIGGFVLGLLFLVVGLFLYFRNQKGHSGLQPTGLLS, encoded by the exons aTGGTGTATCTGTGTTTCCTTGGAGGCTCCTGGATGCCAGCTCTGACATTGATCCTGATGGTGCTGAGCACTCCCTTGGCATGGGCTAGGGACACCCCAC CTCACTTCATGGAGATGTTTAAGGGCGAGTGCTACTTCACCAACGGCACGGAGCGGGTGCGGGCTGTGGTCAGATGCATCTATAACCAGGAGGAGTACGTGCGCTTCGACAGCGACGTGGGGGAGTTCCGGCCGGTGACGGAGCTGGGGCGGCCGGACGCTGAGTACTTCAACCAGCAGAAGGACTACCTGGAGCAGACGCGGGCCGCGGTGGACACGGTGTGCAGACACAACTACGGGGTGTTGGACAGCTTCCTGGTGCAGCGACAAG TGGAGCCTACAGTCACCGTGTATCCTACGAAGACCCGGCCCCTGCAGCACCACAACCTCCTGGTCTGCTCTGTGAATGGTTTCTATCCAGGCCACATTGAAGTCAGGTGGTTCCGGAACGGCCaggaagaggaggctggggtCGTGTCCACAGGCCTGATCCGAAATGGAGACTGGACCTTCCAGACCCTGGTGATGCTGGAGACAGTTCCTCGGAGTGGAGAGGTCTACACCTGCCAAGTGGAGCACCCAAGTTTGACGAGCCCTGTCACCGTGGAATGGA GGGCACGGTCTGACTCTGCACAGAGCAAGATGCTGAGTGGAATCGGGGGCTTCGTTCTGGGTCTGCTCTTCCTGGTGGTGGGGCTGTTCCTCTACTTCAGGAATCAGAAGG ggCACTCTGGACTTCAGCCAACAG GACTCCTGAGCTGA